The following are encoded in a window of Roseivirga misakiensis genomic DNA:
- a CDS encoding DUF6588 family protein, with amino-acid sequence MKKIIAILFAGCLLTAAPKLTKAQGLDFDTFLEAGLADANLLLESYLQPAFEGFGFGMNSGWYNTAKPHKFLGFDISASLSLARVPDSRQFFQLPAGLTNVSLTNPNDSRRLPTIFGPNLGADDLPELRFTNDSGEELIRISSPTGLGIDNELPFNGVPTPMVQLGVGLFKGTELKVRFVPEQTFDDGSVQLFGVGVMHDIKQYLPAEKLLPFDLSVFLGYTNLKASVDIDADANQSAEFEANAFLVQGVISKKILFFTAFAGLGYSNYDINFSMLGDYSTETTTFVDPVQLQYKDNGIRTNVGVRVKLLFLTLTGEYALQEYNTLTAGVGISIR; translated from the coding sequence ATGAAAAAAATAATAGCAATACTTTTTGCGGGATGTTTATTGACAGCCGCACCCAAGCTAACAAAAGCTCAAGGTCTTGATTTCGATACATTTTTAGAGGCCGGTTTAGCAGATGCTAATCTATTATTAGAAAGTTATTTACAGCCAGCCTTCGAAGGTTTTGGTTTTGGAATGAACAGTGGTTGGTATAATACCGCTAAACCACATAAATTCTTAGGCTTTGATATCTCAGCGAGTCTTTCATTGGCCCGTGTCCCAGATTCAAGGCAATTTTTCCAATTGCCAGCAGGATTGACTAACGTATCGTTGACTAATCCTAATGATTCTAGAAGGTTACCGACCATATTTGGTCCCAATCTAGGAGCAGATGATCTTCCCGAACTTAGATTCACTAACGATAGTGGAGAGGAGTTGATTAGAATTTCATCTCCAACGGGTCTTGGTATCGATAACGAGCTTCCTTTTAATGGAGTGCCTACACCAATGGTTCAACTCGGTGTGGGACTTTTTAAAGGAACAGAACTTAAAGTGCGATTTGTTCCTGAACAAACTTTTGATGACGGTAGTGTTCAACTATTTGGTGTTGGTGTAATGCACGACATCAAGCAGTATCTACCAGCGGAGAAATTATTACCTTTCGACCTTTCGGTTTTCTTGGGATACACTAATTTAAAGGCGTCCGTGGATATTGATGCAGATGCTAATCAATCTGCTGAATTTGAGGCTAATGCATTTTTGGTACAAGGAGTGATTTCTAAGAAAATTCTATTTTTCACCGCTTTTGCGGGCTTAGGATACTCCAACTATGATATCAATTTCAGTATGCTTGGAGATTACTCTACTGAGACGACAACCTTCGTTGACCCCGTTCAACTGCAATATAAAGACAACGGAATTCGAACTAATGTTGGAGTGAGAGTTAAGTTACTATTCTTGACATTGACTGGGGAGTACGCTCTTCAGGAATACAATACACTTACTGCTGGTGTAGGTATTAGTATTCGATAA
- a CDS encoding enoyl-CoA hydratase-related protein produces the protein MEFIKVEKAYAKHVALIQLNRPKELNALNLKLMGEIRDSLKELDQDDEVRTIIITGNERAFAAGADIKQMAGKGTIDMWKVDQFSTWDQINKTRKPIIAAVSGFALGGGCELAMTCDMMIASETAQFGQPEIKIGVMPGAGGTQRLTKALGKAKAMELVLTGKFISAEEAFGYGLVNRVVPVELYLEEAVKLAKEIATMSPIAVQMAKESVKRSFEVHLEEGLHFERKNFYMLFSANDQKEGMNAFVEKRKPDFKGN, from the coding sequence ATGGAATTCATTAAAGTAGAGAAAGCTTACGCTAAACACGTCGCACTAATTCAACTCAATCGTCCCAAAGAATTAAACGCCCTGAATTTAAAGTTGATGGGCGAAATAAGAGATTCCTTAAAGGAACTAGACCAAGATGATGAGGTAAGAACCATCATTATTACTGGAAACGAAAGGGCTTTTGCTGCAGGTGCTGATATTAAGCAAATGGCTGGTAAAGGAACGATTGATATGTGGAAAGTGGATCAGTTTAGCACTTGGGATCAAATCAACAAGACACGAAAACCGATCATTGCGGCAGTTTCAGGTTTTGCCTTGGGCGGGGGTTGTGAGCTCGCTATGACTTGCGATATGATGATAGCATCAGAAACTGCCCAATTTGGCCAACCTGAGATCAAAATTGGTGTAATGCCAGGTGCAGGGGGTACGCAGCGCCTGACGAAAGCGTTAGGAAAGGCAAAAGCGATGGAATTGGTACTAACGGGCAAGTTTATCAGCGCTGAGGAAGCTTTCGGTTATGGACTGGTTAACAGAGTGGTGCCAGTTGAATTGTATTTAGAGGAAGCCGTAAAACTAGCTAAAGAGATTGCCACGATGTCACCTATTGCCGTGCAGATGGCCAAAGAATCTGTGAAACGATCTTTTGAGGTTCATTTAGAAGAAGGGTTACATTTTGAAAGAAAGAACTTCTATATGCTTTTCTCAGCCAACGACCAGAAAGAAGGGATGAATGCTTTTGTTGAGAAAAGAAAGCCTGACTTTAAGGGGAATTAA
- a CDS encoding low molecular weight protein-tyrosine-phosphatase — protein sequence MNKVKVLFVCLGNICRSPLAEGIFRQRIKERGMGDRFEVDSCGTAAYHIGKSPDERSVANAIKNGVNYEHAARQLKESDFLNFDYIIPMDSSNHSNTLRLEPKNARAKVIKMREFDDLNKGDDVPDPYYGGENGFQEVFEILDRSVDNLLSHLEKGSEPKF from the coding sequence ATGAATAAAGTTAAAGTCTTATTTGTCTGTTTGGGAAATATCTGTCGTTCCCCTTTAGCCGAAGGTATTTTTAGACAAAGAATTAAGGAAAGAGGAATGGGCGATCGTTTTGAGGTGGATTCCTGCGGTACGGCAGCCTATCACATTGGTAAGTCTCCAGATGAAAGATCGGTGGCGAACGCAATTAAAAATGGAGTAAACTATGAGCACGCTGCAAGGCAGCTAAAAGAATCTGACTTTCTTAATTTCGATTACATTATCCCTATGGATAGCTCAAATCACAGCAATACGCTGCGCTTAGAACCTAAGAACGCCAGAGCGAAAGTGATTAAAATGCGTGAGTTTGATGACTTGAATAAAGGCGATGATGTTCCTGACCCTTACTATGGCGGCGAAAATGGATTTCAAGAAGTCTTTGAAATTCTAGATAGATCGGTTGATAACCTGTTAAGCCATCTGGAAAAAGGATCTGAACCTAAATTCTAA